AGTGACTCTCACCCACTATATAGACTTATGTagcattatatattatatactatGTATATAACCAATCGCCTTCTAAATTCTAAACAACTTTCAGATGATTCGGGTgtgattattttcttattgtgtaattattttctttgagAGAGGCTGGCAATAGCTTGGTCGGTTCGGTgcccgcttttcgaaagagtgggacccgggttcgatcccgacacgcaccaatatttttcagtgattataaataaaaatatgtgcgttaatgttgccagcctctggaggtggcagagatagccgggcggcacacgtctgacttgggtgATCACccatttaagcaacaacttgaatgagTGATCATCctagtcagcgttggctagcgcgagggatctctgcacactaggataggggcctaatgctccagtggtcgataaagaagaatttcttatcaatcactgtagacttaacccagctccgactgtactaacatgggttttctctgtggtttccccatgttTCTGTTCCAATACCCGAGTGGTAAGGACCAGGGTGAATGCGGTACAGaaggcacaagtcggtccacagccgcattaAGAAGTGTGTGTTGGGAAtgaaaaaatcccgacatgcaggggggtggggtCAAAAGAAGTAGTGAGTATAATgaagtgataataatgatgGAAGTAAATACAAAGTAGAGCTGGGAAAAAAGTGTGTTGTGTAACAAAGGGAAGTGAGAAATAATaccccaccctcccttgtaaaacactgcccaggtgatacaagtaaaacctccattattattattattttctttgagataatttttttttttaaataaccaattcaaaaattaaattttaaaaaggaaaaaattttggatcaAGTGACATTTACTCAAATTAAGAACACTTTCttagttaaagaatttttttgtttgattcaAAAGATGAaacttatcaaaattaatttttttatcctaatattgtcataaattatttttcattatttttaaagatataacttAGTCAcaactttattaataataaaataattaataatctattaCTTACCGTCTTTATTCATTCCAGCTTCGAAGCACTTTTTGAGGCGACAAGCTCGACACTGATTCCGATGAGTTTTATCAATTGGACAGCAGCCTTGTTTAGAACCATGCGCTTTGCAGGAATAATCTCGATTACTGTGAATACTTCGTTTAAAAAATCCCGAGCAGCctattataaaaacaaaaacaattattattatttttcacttaacTTAACCtgactaataaataaaaaaatgaataatattacCGTCACAACTATAAATGCCATAATGCTTTCCGGAACTTCGATCTCCACAGACGTTGCATGCAATGTCTAAAAGTCTTTCACCTGCAAGTAGTACAAATATTAATCCACAACCGCAAGTAGAACAGCCACAGACTAGCCAGACaatttgatcattttattattcttattatatttactcacttaaattaaattagattaaatttatttcaattatagaagagtaaaaaagtaaaagtgaATAAAAAGAGGTGAAAAAACCGGAAAACGGAGAAATTCTTTTTAGACGACTAATCTGTTCGCTCCCTTTCACGGGATCCTTAATCGTCCTAATGATCCGCGGCAAGAAAAACAGAGCCGCGTCTAAGCCAACTCAACTGCTCAGGGTGTATCAGCCCCTTCACAAAAGACACCCTTGGTTTAGCAGCAAAACCAGCCTAACCCGATCAACCGTACTTCTCTCGGGATTATCTTCTTCCGGATTCTTTTAAgtgatacttttttatttatgagctACCGATAAATACTTTCAAGAATTAAACTTGTTTTAAATCTTCTCCACTTTTATCTTCactgtcactttttttttaatattaacaataaagcATTAATACTCCAAAAATAAAGCATTAatactccaaaaaaatcaaataaaaataaattaaatcacttaatgataatttcacttataataaatcaccactggctctaataaataaataaataaataaataaataaaaaactaacctGTGGGCATCCTCCAACCATCTAGCCAAGACGAATAACTGATACCAGGTCGCAGAGTTTCTGAAAGTCCCGGTTAGTTGTCCCTGGCTCGGTGGCTGAGAGACTTGACGTGGCTGCCCGTCCACCAAAGTCTCCGTGTGGACTCGTGTGAGCACTCATAGGTAGTTAGAGTTAACGGTGGCCTCGCCCGGGGTGTCTATTCTACACACTACACAATACTCCTATCCAGTctctaatttttcttctcgTCTGTAAAGGAGCTCGTAAATAAACGTACACGTCTGATCACTAAATAAGAGTGTGAGTTTGTTCGTCCTGTCGGCTTTTTTTATCCCACTAAAGTGAAGTGCTTGTTGTCTTTATCGTCCTCCTTCTATTCTCCCGGTTGTCGGCCGTGGCGAAATATAAATGCTGTACTCGGTTTCACCGCCAGGTCGGGGCTAACAGAGTTTCTACATATATTTGTATGTAGAGTGAATTAAATCTAGCTGCAGTGTTATGTAGATGTAGATGTAGATGTAGATGTAGATGTTGGATGTTGGATGTAGGATACAGGATGCGGGATGCAGAAACAAGAGCAAAAGAGCAAGAACGAGGATTCTGTTGAAGATGGTTTAGGACTTGCTGGCTGAGTGGCTCGTCCTTGCGTCACGGGGTATCGCACAGACTCGAGGGGATGGTTGCTGATGCTGATGCTGATGCTAGTTAGCCACGGGGGCGGCTCCAAGGCCACGTTGTCAGCTGACTCGACTGCGCCACCACTATGTCATTGGCTGGCTCCACCCTTCGACACAATAATAACGATCGCGGTACGCTCGCGAGGGGGTCGTGGGCGGACCACCGAGGGGATCATTAAGACACGCCCAGATCGCCTTTTCATCCCCCGtaatcgacgggctttttAAACCACAACAAAGCTGCTTCTGCTTTTATTTATGCTTATACTGATACTGCTACTGTTTCTGTTGCTGGTGATACTACTcttctatacatatatataatactacTCTATGCTTGTCAGATGTGTCAACTTGATGAACGTCATTTGGGTTCTAAGCAATGTAAAGGTGTCTCTTTTTTTCTGTTCTGTTGATTTTCCGGACAAATTCGtgtaattacaatattttgcatctgtatttttattttaaatggaaAACGTGGAATAATCAAAACACGAGTATGTTAATGTAACAATTACACAAAGAGATGTATCGATTGTAGAATAAAAGtgtaaatagtattttttattttattgcagaaCGCGATGAATCGAGAGTTcaggtatttattattaaaatattgttggAAGTAGTAGATATGTATGCGCGGTTATAAGCTTTTTACGGATCATAAAATAGCATTTACACGATCTAATGGCTCGGTACGCCGCGCAATGTCCCACCGACGAATCCTCTTTCATTCGCATCGCGATGGTAACGTTGGTGAAAATATCTACCCTCGGGGCTTATATAGGCCGGATGCTCGGTGTCGGCTGAGGGGAAAAGAGCTTTCAATATCAAGGGTTGAAAACCCTTTAAATGGCAAATAGACATTTTCACCTTTTTAGGATTATTATAGTATAcatgaaatcggtcaattttatttagtctatttcttattttttgggTTAGAGctggtattttttttgtaaaagatTAAATCattgcacagaaaaaaagatttcttgactggagaataaaattcttggctcaagtaaattttcgggtgcccgaaggaagaccgaagttgtcttggccgaattaaaaatttttcttgaaattctatttttggtggaagtaatttttcttaattcaaattatcataaatacttgatacaataaatttttatattggatcaagatttttagatactttagggaagcagcgccacctacactggtagaaggatttatttgtattaaataatatttgttaatagttaacaaatcatctattagagaccactttttagtattaaacaaacatttcttagtatttaaaatgatttgtttgtatttaataaatctgatattcatttattaaatattaataaatctttttaaatactaagaaatatttgtaaaggactaacaaatggcttctaataaatgatttgttaaatattaacaaatctttttaactataaacaaatccttctatcagtgtacttcagctgagaaaaaaattttctcaccttgagaaaattttttcttgaatatttgatacccattttagattattttagcacgcaattatacatattgaatgaaagaaaatggttcaatattatttgatcttcccatttgacatgttcgtcaacaaaaatattaatgaaaatttattatcaagatatttaattttttggagcaagagaaaaattttctcaaaataagaaaattttcttgatttaaataaattgtcttggatcaagatacgtatttcttgaaacaagagagttaattttgttgggataagtgaaatttcttgtgtcaaaaaaattttttttttcgcccaagaaaataattagccagaaaaatattttcttggttcaagtgaaccattctttctgtgtagttttataaattaattttttttttttgcttaattttaatacatgaaaagtaaaacaaattttttttcatcgaattacaaaacaattttaagGTGGTACTGCGACAAATAAAGACACCAATAGGTTATGGCTATTGGTTTCTTTCTCACGCACCTGTGCTGCCTCTCTTTACAGGCTAtcgctcacttacttccactcACGTAAAATATCGAAAGTCGCGCTaacttcaaacattttttataagaaaataaatagcgctcgtttatgttatttttgataaaaaatacttgttataacttcaattaaatattctcagtttttcaaaaaaatcctaagaaaagtatggttgttattcaataaaatgttcaCTAACTACGGTCAGGATAGGGAATACATGTTAGATGTATGATTTTCAATTgctaatatttcaaaaattagcaCTGTAAggactattgaaaaaaatttattcgtatagAGGAGACTTAAAAGTACacgtattaaaaaattgaagaatattgtaagaaaagtgattttttttacatgttCTCTATGAAATTTATcacattttcataaaaaaaaaattttaatttatttgatagtgattaaattaaaaaagaattgtTTTAATTGTTTGTCAACGATTTCTTGGAatacttgaataataataaagataagaattaaaataacaataataaaaagtgaGCTGTACTGAGGGCTAAAGTGTGAGTCTAAAGTGTTGTATAAGCACGAGACGAACGACGGGCCACTTGGATTAGAGTTTGGATCAAGGATTGAGGGTTGAGGGTGCGAGAAGAATATCTTGATGGGTATAGATAGATGGACGTACATATTCTCTTGTCGGTCGTGTCGGAAACTCGTGTAGAACAGCAATGTGTGCTCTGCTGAGCCTCGTCGTTGGCTTGAATAAACTGTACGAGGCCTTCTGACCACCCTGTCAGGCACGCCTCGGGTTCGCGCCAACCGCCGCGGCCAACGTTCGAGGATTTAGATTCCAGAGGGTTTACGCTCGACAACCGCTCGGTTAAACAGATTTTCAACTTCAATCGTTACGTCTTGTCTGTGTGCTTTGCATCAATCTGATTTATTCACTCTATATATGTATCTATGTGGACTTTGTTTAAATTCTGTTAAGatttacttaatttcaataattaattcgaTTATTGCATGAaaataaactcattttttattctggtcagtttaataaaattttaacaagtcttttttttgttcaattttttcaaattttattaagttaaattattaatttcataaaaagaaaaaaattttttctaaaatattaatttgttcaaaaaaaaaattgttttgaatcaagagccttaatttattgattcagCAAAAAGAggtattcaataaaatatatatatacttagtcacaataaataaaaaaaaaaaaaaaaaaaaaaaaaaaacaatagaaTGCTGTGAATTGaacgtaataaataaattaaatagtaatttaaaagaaacattgaaagaatgaaaaaaataaatattattttcacctTTCTGCCTTCTGAGTAACATTTCCCGATCAATAGGAAGCGTTTAGTTGTTTAACTTCCCCAGTTGCAATGCCACCTTGGTAACCCAAGTCCCTTCACCCCACGGCCTGCACACCACCGTAATAAACCTAAGTCCAGACCCACTACAGGCCAGACACGTTGCGTGTACTCTAGAAATCCAGAAATCCAGCTTGAATTTCGGACATCTACACACCCGAGGAACAAATCTACCTTCATCCCGACGATAAAGTAAGCTCGTGATTATTAACGATAAATCATTATCTCCACGTCACGcacctaaaataattttgattggtTTTTCTCTTTTCAGATTAATTTTGTTAGTCAGGATGCTGAACCGTCAGTACTTGGACTTGCGATGCAGTTCAAATGACCCCGGAAGGGTCCGTGATGAACGATGTCGTATTGACGAGCATCCGACGGATCCAAATGCTCAGCAGAGTCCGCAGATTGAGCCTTGTGgtgttggaaattttaattacaaaccggtaaataattttattattcatttatttatttattaattaggaaattaattaattaattaataatcaggAAGCTGGAGACTGTCCAACAGTGAATGCTTTGAGAGAAAGGATAACTGAGGCCGGAAAACCTCCGCCGTATTTTCCTCAATTAAATGACAACGTTCCAGCGATTGATGAAGGACCGATGGGCCCAGTGGGTCCTTGGGCTACAGGGAGGCCTGTTTTTTCTCCGGTTAATGGAATGACTGGAATAAGACCTGTTGTTGATCGTTACTCTATGACCCGGTACACTCCAGCTCAGTGGCGAAATcacaataaaacattttttgatcAGTCTAGTCGAATGATTAGCAACGCtaggtatttatttttatatttaattaatagtattGGTTTTTATAAATGTGTAAAATGTTCCTCATGACTCATGATAAATACTAGAACGCTGGCTAAGGATGTGAGGGAACATAACTCGAGAGCTTACAGAGAAACAGATAAAAATCAGCTGGAAAACAGAGACCGGCTGAGTGGCAGGTCTGGAGAAATTCATTATTGGAAAATGGAACTCGAGCGAGCGATTATTGAACTCACTGATGAAATAGAACTACTTGAAGTTGAACACCGACGCGTTAAACAATCACTCTCTGTATTGACCATTCCAGAGTCAATTGCTGgggaatttttacaaattcgtTCCACTAGAATGGAACCTGATCTTGTACGTGATAAAGTTGAAGATGAACTTGTCaaggtattttaaaataacaataataatccatattattaagagaataacaaaaattttgtgactagtgtatttatatgataaaatgggtttttatggttaaatttggtatcattagaaaggtcttgacctggagttgtgccttttcaaggtttcaaaTCATTCCcatcaatagtcaatttatgatgataagtattaaggctacattcgaaaatgctctatttctagatacataattaagaaatgactttatatcttgtgaactattgaaatttttaaagatataagctcatcccgatgttacactcattaagacctttcacttgagtacccacatcaatttttcatatattttatatatttatatatattatatatatgtatatatgaaaaatatgccaaaaatgcatgtgagtactcaattGAAAGGttttaatgagtgtaacatcgggatgagcttatatctttaaaaatttcaatagttaagaaatgacctcgtatcttgtgaactattgacatttttagagatatcaGCTCATgccggtgttacactcatcgagacctttcatttgagtacccacatcaatttttcatatattttatatattatatatatgtatatatgaaaaatatgccaaaaatgcttgtgggtactcaaatgaaagttcttgatgattgtaatatcgggatgagcttatatctgtaaaaacgtcaatagttaaaaaagtacagtgcaatttaacaaaagacattatttaataaagcaaaattttatttatttatagttcacaagtcacggcagtcatgataataataataataataataataataataataataataataataataataatttttatttaggaaACAGCTTTATGCTCTGTTGTAAGAAATATACTTAATAAAACTCGTGAATCAATAGAAGATCAATTACTGGAATTAAAAGCGGTAAAAACCCGCCTCGAGTTTGATTTAACAGATAAAGTTGATGCTTATGCTAATGACTCGGCGTGTATTGGCTTAACAAATGATTCTCCGCTGATTATGATGAAGCCTGGGGCTACTAGAGTTCCACCTGAGTAAGCTTATGCaatttaatctttattttaataaaatatttacttgattattttattttaatcttaaaactttttttttaattgataagaataaaaattatcattttttaatagacaATCGTCACCAGAAGGATAcgataattttacaaaagttaATTTGGAAAGTTCTGAAAATACTAGACAAAAATCAATAGCTCTAAGAGCGACTTTAAATGATACTTATTTGAAAGTTGTGAAAGATTTGCGACAACAAGCGACTGAAGTCGACTTGGCCTTAACGGACAATGTCAATGTCACTGAACAAGTTTGTCAAGCTCTGGAAAAGGAATTAGTTAATGtaataacataattatttctatcaaTCAGCACTTAATCagtagaaataaattattaactccaaaaattttttgttttatttgattttttgtagTGCCTGAATCAATTGTCAGATACCGAAAAATTGATCGAAGAATTAAGAGGAGCCAACAGAGGACTAGAAGAAGCTATGAAAGTTGCCCAGACTCGATTAGATATTCGTCATGAGCGTAGAAATGTTGAAAATTGCCGCGACATTCCACAATATgggtaaaatatatttttaaaataattttattgtttttatttttatttgaattttaatgtttGGTTTTTTGGACAGTTTAATTgaagaagtaaaaattatcGGAGAAAATTTAACGTCAATGGCTGGTCAATTGCGACAAGCAGAAGAAACACAAGCAGGTCTGGTGAAATCTCGCGGTGACTTGGAACGTGAAATAATGGTGAAGAGAAAAACTCTTTACATAGACAGAGATCGTGGGCAATTGTTACGTTCATTTTATCCCTCAGCAGAAGCATTGTCTGGCCACGTATAAAATTCTCCACCTCTTCCTCCTTCCTCATTGCCACCACCATTTCCTGACTACATATCACGGCTCGACTGatatcaatgaatttttaatccttttagaattaaatttttacgcTGTTCTTTTTGCCTGCCTTATTTCTATTCGCTTTTTTAGCGATTCTACAATTGTCttgtaataaaagttttttatcttttacgGCTGCTTTTCaagtgttaattattttaattctgcaatcaaattttcttttgtcttttaaaaatcaatattcaatttttttttttttcaactaatcaatttatttactcaaCAGTTATTAGGCTAACTAACATATGAtcatataactttttttaagcgatatattatcattttaaaatgtcCAATGTAACAAGATGTCAACCAGTCAAACAATTTTATCGACAAAGTATTGATCATAGTACAGtttatgataatgataaaaaatttgtatcgaatgataataataataataaaaaagaattttctaCACCACCAAAAGTTTCATTTCTTCCATCGGAAAATGAGAAAGag
This genomic interval from Cotesia glomerata isolate CgM1 linkage group LG1, MPM_Cglom_v2.3, whole genome shotgun sequence contains the following:
- the LOC123260690 gene encoding tektin-4-like, yielding MLNRQYLDLRCSSNDPGRVRDERCRIDEHPTDPNAQQSPQIEPCGVGNFNYKPEAGDCPTVNALRERITEAGKPPPYFPQLNDNVPAIDEGPMGPVGPWATGRPVFSPVNGMTGIRPVVDRYSMTRYTPAQWRNHNKTFFDQSSRMISNARTLAKDVREHNSRAYRETDKNQLENRDRLSGRSGEIHYWKMELERAIIELTDEIELLEVEHRRVKQSLSVLTIPESIAGEFLQIRSTRMEPDLVRDKVEDELVKETALCSVVRNILNKTRESIEDQLLELKAVKTRLEFDLTDKVDAYANDSACIGLTNDSPLIMMKPGATRVPPEQSSPEGYDNFTKVNLESSENTRQKSIALRATLNDTYLKVVKDLRQQATEVDLALTDNVNVTEQVCQALEKELVNCLNQLSDTEKLIEELRGANRGLEEAMKVAQTRLDIRHERRNVENCRDIPQYGLIEEVKIIGENLTSMAGQLRQAEETQAGLVKSRGDLEREIMVKRKTLYIDRDRGQLLRSFYPSAEALSGHV